The Larus michahellis chromosome 2, bLarMic1.1, whole genome shotgun sequence genome window below encodes:
- the LOC141738511 gene encoding uncharacterized protein LOC141738511 isoform X1, protein MAGPRVGRAEAVAARLLRLEARLARAERQLRAALALRGRLQALERRLESGGGALRMSARRGAGGGGREAARPRAAARAEEAWGQFGERERRALRGWQRALHRAVMRSDYHTLLALEPDPPRGDAQARSEGGNQHRAPSCEDGNGRGDPAETGTEDNIIHIKQEEELCAADQQEGEAGEAPEEPCPAEQAFCEPEASSQTKKGKEVYARELPGAEGEDLPRDPDAGFQTYATDVLSWIKQEEEPRCPEQQGVEKEEVSTDPSTVHDENTKRNPPADCFESTVCDSEVPGRPGEKFSKDPNAGVTWDNRWNSETMETNTAGNSLGGDARYDRGFGEHLDFFSTQENGVGKRPCVYNKCERNSSQQEHLPTPQGAREGEMFPSPTCEKSLSERMFHLLHSQLCAPGEKETSSLGQGAAPASCEGLPTVARTERGHNPAGGTRLRDHNGLVGDEQPSAESENFPAENPLASPCWDHPQEKSEACGRCRQHFAPRGSPASQGQSQGRGKSYICSDCGKSFVCHSWLVRHQMTHTGERPYKCSECDKSYRRKDYLLKHQRQHSGEGLFQCPLCRKRFVLRRSFMKHQESHVEETHLTLAGWPCTEIRGSVMHSV, encoded by the exons ATGGCCGGTCCCCGGGTGGGTCGAGCCGAGGCGGTGGCGGCGCGGCTGCTCCGCCTGGAAGCCCGCCTGGCGCGGGCGGAGCGGCAGCTGCGGGCCGCGCTGGCTCTGCGCGGCCGCCTCCAGGCGCTGGAGCGGCGGCtggagagcggcggcggggcccttCGGATGTCGGCGAggcgcggagccggcggcggcgggcgggaggcggcgcggccTCGGGCGGCGGCGAGAGCGGAGGAGGCGTGGGGGCAGTTCGGCGAGCGGGAGCGGCGGGCgctgcggggctggcagcgggcCTTGCACCGCGCCGTCATGAGGAGCGACTACCACACGCTGCTCGCCCTCG AGCCGGACCCTCCCAGGGGTGATGCCCAGGCCCGGTCGGAAGGTGGGAACCAGCATCGAGCTCCGAGCTGCGAGGACGGGAACGGGAGAGGTGACCCTGCGGAGACCGGCACCG AAGACAACATAATCCATATTAAGCAAGAGGAAGAGTTGTGCGCTGCAGATCAGCAGGAgggggaggctggagaagctCCTGAAGAGCCCTGCCCGG cagaGCAAGCGTTTTGTGAGCCCGAGGCTTCAAGTCAGACCAAGAAAGGCAAGGAGGTGTACGCCAGGGAGCTGCCAGGTGCGGAGGGCGAGGACCTCCCCAGAGACCCCGACGCAG GATTTCAGACTTATGCAACTGATGTTTTATCATGGATTAAGCAAGAGGAGGAGCCACGCTGCCCTGAACAACAAGGTGTGGAGAAAGAAGAAGTCTCTACAGATCCGAGTACAG TGCACGATGAAAACACAAAGAGGAACCCTCCGGCAGACTGCTTTGAAAGCACGGTGTGTGACTCGGAGGTACCAGGAAGACCTGGAGAGAAGTTTTCCAAGGATCCTAATGCTGGAGTAACATGGGACAATCGGTGGAATTCAGAAACAATGGAAACAAACACCGCTGGGAACAGCCTTGGGGGTGACGCTCGGTATGACCGAGGGTTTGGCGAGCACTTAGATTTCTTTAGCACTCAGGAAAACGGTGTTGGCAAGAGACCGTGCGTGTACAACAAATGTGAGAGAAACTCCAGCCAGCAGGAACATCTTCCGACTCCCCAGGGAGCCCGAGAAGGGGAGATGTTTCCAAGCCCTACGTGTGAGAAGAGTCTTAGCGAAAGGATGTTCCATCTACTTCACTCACAGCTGTGTGCTCCCGGTGAGAAAGAAACGAGCTCCCTcgggcagggggctgctcccGCCTCCTGCGAGGGGCTGCCCACAGTGGCCCGTACCGAGCGTGGACACAACCCTGCGGGCGGAACCAGGCTTCGTGACCACAACGGCCTCGTGGGAGACGAGCAGCCGTCCGCAGAGAGCGAGAACTTCCCCGCAGAAAACCCGTTAGCCAGCCCCTGCTGGGATCACCCGCAGGAGAAGTCGGAGGCGTGCGGCAGATGCAGGCAGCATTTCGCGCCCAGGGGCAGCCCGGCAAGCCAGGGGCAGAGCCAGGGCCGGGGCAAGTCCTACATTTGCAGCGACTGTGGGAAAAGCTTCGTTTGCCATTCGTGGCTCGTTAGACACCAGATGACTCACACAGGAGAGAGGCCGTACAAATGCTCCGAGTGTGACAAAAGCTACAGGAGAAAGGATTATCTTCTAAAACACCAGCGCCAGCACTCAGGAGAGGGGCTTTTCCAGTGCCCCCTCTGCAGGAAAAGGTTTGTGCTCAGGAGGAGTTTCATGAAGCATCAGGAAAGTCACGTGGAAGAAACACACCTGACGTTGGCGGGTTGGCCCTGCACAGAGATCAGGGGGTCTGTAATGCACTCTGTATAA
- the LOC141738519 gene encoding uncharacterized protein LOC141738519 — MGRDMGTPSKHQRLCSKHFEDSSFEIDPLKIRKNRRLLKEAVPKKFILGEDGNWLVGTPRSFCGGISNKTRKRIRNPEQSRVPGTCDDAAAPEGTDLEDRQRELYKKVIKENYDSLTALGKDYPAPRSSVQPREAQHAEDQPDFAERETPASLGAGCGGAAVRAEVQSHPKSAEDTELCGSSSGGSRELTRQISAKGVTSESHRNSATGQANPTGSRRGNGSLEEGEPKEFKEILFDQQTHTGERLYLCPECQKAFKLKIGLLKHQQIHSKKSRASSYICTDCGKSFARHADLMRHQRTHTGERPYKCTECEKTFMEKPRLTNHLRTHNIYT; from the exons ATGGGCCGGGACATGGGAACGCCATCCAAGCACCAGCGACTGTGTTCGAAGCATTTTGAGGACAGCTCTTTTGAAATTGACCCcttgaaaattagaaaaaacagaCGTCTGCTGAAAGAAGCTGTTCCCAAAAAGTTCATTTTGGGTGAAGACGGAAACTGGCTCGTCGGCACGCCTCGGAGTTTCTGTGGTGGGATAAGTAATAAAACTCGAAAACGAATCCGGAATCCCGAGCAGTCGAGG GTCCCTGGGACGTGTGACGACGCTGCGGCGCCTGAGGGGACGGACTTGGAAGACCGGCAGAGAGAACTTTACAAGAAAGTGATAAAGGAGAATTACGACTCTTTAACCGCCTTGGGTAAAG ACTATCCTGCTCCCAGAAGCAGCGTCCAGCCAAGAGAAGCGCAGCACGCCGAGGATCAGCCGGATTTTGCGGAAAGGGAGACCCCCGCAAGTCTTGGTGCAG GCTGCGGCGGGGCTGCCGTCAGAGCCGAGGTGCAGAGTCACCCCAAGAGTGCGGAAGATACAGAACTGTGTGGATCATCCTCAGGAGGATCCCGGGAGCTGACTCGCCAAATTTCGGCCAAGGGGGTAACATCTGAGAGCCATCGGAATTCAGCAACAGGTCAGGCAAATCCAACGGGAAGCAGAAGGGGCAACGGCTCCCTTGAGGAAGGAGAACCGAAGGAATTCAAAGAGATCCTTTTTGATCAGCAAACCCACACGGGGGAAAGACTTTATCTGTGTCCAGAATGTCAGAAGGCTTTTAAATTGAAAATTGGCCTTCTGAAACATCAGCAAATTCACAGCAAAAAGAGTCGGGCGTCATCGTACATATGCACAGACTGCGGCAAAAGCTTTGCTCGCCACGCGGACTTGATGCGCCACCAGAGAACTCACACGGGGGAGAGGCCTTACAAGTGCACGGAATGTGAAAAAACCTTCATGGAAAAGCCGAGACTCACCAATCATTTGCGAACTCACAACATATACACGTAA
- the LOC141738511 gene encoding uncharacterized protein LOC141738511 isoform X2, with translation MAGPRVGRAEAVAARLLRLEARLARAERQLRAALALRGRLQALERRLESGGGALRMSARRGAGGGGREAARPRAAARAEEAWGQFGERERRALRGWQRALHRAVMRSDYHTLLALEPDPPRGDAQARSEGGNQHRAPSCEDGNGRGDPAETGTEDNIIHIKQEEELCAADQQEGEAGEAPEEPCPEQAFCEPEASSQTKKGKEVYARELPGAEGEDLPRDPDAGFQTYATDVLSWIKQEEEPRCPEQQGVEKEEVSTDPSTVHDENTKRNPPADCFESTVCDSEVPGRPGEKFSKDPNAGVTWDNRWNSETMETNTAGNSLGGDARYDRGFGEHLDFFSTQENGVGKRPCVYNKCERNSSQQEHLPTPQGAREGEMFPSPTCEKSLSERMFHLLHSQLCAPGEKETSSLGQGAAPASCEGLPTVARTERGHNPAGGTRLRDHNGLVGDEQPSAESENFPAENPLASPCWDHPQEKSEACGRCRQHFAPRGSPASQGQSQGRGKSYICSDCGKSFVCHSWLVRHQMTHTGERPYKCSECDKSYRRKDYLLKHQRQHSGEGLFQCPLCRKRFVLRRSFMKHQESHVEETHLTLAGWPCTEIRGSVMHSV, from the exons ATGGCCGGTCCCCGGGTGGGTCGAGCCGAGGCGGTGGCGGCGCGGCTGCTCCGCCTGGAAGCCCGCCTGGCGCGGGCGGAGCGGCAGCTGCGGGCCGCGCTGGCTCTGCGCGGCCGCCTCCAGGCGCTGGAGCGGCGGCtggagagcggcggcggggcccttCGGATGTCGGCGAggcgcggagccggcggcggcgggcgggaggcggcgcggccTCGGGCGGCGGCGAGAGCGGAGGAGGCGTGGGGGCAGTTCGGCGAGCGGGAGCGGCGGGCgctgcggggctggcagcgggcCTTGCACCGCGCCGTCATGAGGAGCGACTACCACACGCTGCTCGCCCTCG AGCCGGACCCTCCCAGGGGTGATGCCCAGGCCCGGTCGGAAGGTGGGAACCAGCATCGAGCTCCGAGCTGCGAGGACGGGAACGGGAGAGGTGACCCTGCGGAGACCGGCACCG AAGACAACATAATCCATATTAAGCAAGAGGAAGAGTTGTGCGCTGCAGATCAGCAGGAgggggaggctggagaagctCCTGAAGAGCCCTGCCCGG aGCAAGCGTTTTGTGAGCCCGAGGCTTCAAGTCAGACCAAGAAAGGCAAGGAGGTGTACGCCAGGGAGCTGCCAGGTGCGGAGGGCGAGGACCTCCCCAGAGACCCCGACGCAG GATTTCAGACTTATGCAACTGATGTTTTATCATGGATTAAGCAAGAGGAGGAGCCACGCTGCCCTGAACAACAAGGTGTGGAGAAAGAAGAAGTCTCTACAGATCCGAGTACAG TGCACGATGAAAACACAAAGAGGAACCCTCCGGCAGACTGCTTTGAAAGCACGGTGTGTGACTCGGAGGTACCAGGAAGACCTGGAGAGAAGTTTTCCAAGGATCCTAATGCTGGAGTAACATGGGACAATCGGTGGAATTCAGAAACAATGGAAACAAACACCGCTGGGAACAGCCTTGGGGGTGACGCTCGGTATGACCGAGGGTTTGGCGAGCACTTAGATTTCTTTAGCACTCAGGAAAACGGTGTTGGCAAGAGACCGTGCGTGTACAACAAATGTGAGAGAAACTCCAGCCAGCAGGAACATCTTCCGACTCCCCAGGGAGCCCGAGAAGGGGAGATGTTTCCAAGCCCTACGTGTGAGAAGAGTCTTAGCGAAAGGATGTTCCATCTACTTCACTCACAGCTGTGTGCTCCCGGTGAGAAAGAAACGAGCTCCCTcgggcagggggctgctcccGCCTCCTGCGAGGGGCTGCCCACAGTGGCCCGTACCGAGCGTGGACACAACCCTGCGGGCGGAACCAGGCTTCGTGACCACAACGGCCTCGTGGGAGACGAGCAGCCGTCCGCAGAGAGCGAGAACTTCCCCGCAGAAAACCCGTTAGCCAGCCCCTGCTGGGATCACCCGCAGGAGAAGTCGGAGGCGTGCGGCAGATGCAGGCAGCATTTCGCGCCCAGGGGCAGCCCGGCAAGCCAGGGGCAGAGCCAGGGCCGGGGCAAGTCCTACATTTGCAGCGACTGTGGGAAAAGCTTCGTTTGCCATTCGTGGCTCGTTAGACACCAGATGACTCACACAGGAGAGAGGCCGTACAAATGCTCCGAGTGTGACAAAAGCTACAGGAGAAAGGATTATCTTCTAAAACACCAGCGCCAGCACTCAGGAGAGGGGCTTTTCCAGTGCCCCCTCTGCAGGAAAAGGTTTGTGCTCAGGAGGAGTTTCATGAAGCATCAGGAAAGTCACGTGGAAGAAACACACCTGACGTTGGCGGGTTGGCCCTGCACAGAGATCAGGGGGTCTGTAATGCACTCTGTATAA